GGTCACCGCGAGGCTCACCAGGCTCGCCGTCGCGACCGCCTGACCGGCCCACGCCGCGGCGAGGGCCTGGACGCTCGCGCCGAAGGGCAGCACCTGGCCGATCTGCGCCACGGTGTCGCCGAGCCCGCCCGTTCCGCCGAACAGGCCGCCGAGCGCCCCGAGCGCGAAGAACAGGACGAGACCGATCGCGACGGAGGAGTTCGGCGTCGGCGCGACCGAGGCGACCACCATGCCCAGCGCATACATCGCCGCGACGGACAGCGCGAGCACGCCGAGCGCGATGCCCAGGTCGCGCGGTGGCTGCGCGCCGAAGGCCAGCACGGCGATGCCGAGGGCCGCAGCGGTGCCGAGCAGCACCTGGGCGAGGCTGACGACGACCTGCGCGACGAGCACCATCAGCGGCGACGCCGGGGTGACGGCGAGCCTGCGCAGGACGCCGGTCTTGCGGTAGGTCGCCAGGGAGCTCGGCATGTTGATGAGGCCGAGCATCGCGATGACGATGGTGAGCACGAGCGGCAGCACGAACGCTTCGAGCGCGGTGAGCCCGGCCCCGACCTCCTCACCGCCGGCGCCGGCGGCGTTCATGATCAGGATCAGGATCGGCATGCCGAGCGGCACGATCAGCCCGGCGGTGTCCCGGACGACCATCTTCAGCTCGCTGCGGATCAGCAGCGCCCAGGCCCGCGGCCCGACCCGGTGCGCGGTCATGCGCAGTTCCGCCTCTCCGCGATTTTCAGCGGTGGTTGCGTTCGGGATGTATCTCGCGTTCTGCGGTTTCTTGTGGCTGGGTTGCATCACGGTCCCCTGAGGTTTGGTTGGGCAGGACTTCGGTTGGCACAAGGGGTGTCATGTGACTCCGTCCTCGACGTGGCGGCCGGTCAGCGCCACGAACGCCTCTTCGAGACTGCTCGTCCCCGACTTCGCGACCAGCTCGGCCGGGGTGCCGAGCGCGATCAGCCGCCCGGCTGCCAGCAGCGCGACCCGGTCGCAGAGCTCCTCCACCTCGTCCATCGCGTGGCTGACCAGGATCACCGCTTCCTCGCGCAGCGAGGCGATGGAAGCCCAGATGCGCCGCCGGGCGCGCGGATCGAGCCCGGTGGTGAGCTCGTCGAGCACGACCACCTTCGGCCGCCCGGCCAGGGCCAG
This portion of the Saccharopolyspora antimicrobica genome encodes:
- a CDS encoding ABC transporter permease, with amino-acid sequence MTAHRVGPRAWALLIRSELKMVVRDTAGLIVPLGMPILILIMNAAGAGGEEVGAGLTALEAFVLPLVLTIVIAMLGLINMPSSLATYRKTGVLRRLAVTPASPLMVLVAQVVVSLAQVLLGTAAALGIAVLAFGAQPPRDLGIALGVLALSVAAMYALGMVVASVAPTPNSSVAIGLVLFFALGALGGLFGGTGGLGDTVAQIGQVLPFGASVQALAAAWAGQAVATASLVSLAVTAVLGTTASALLFRWDR